The Halobacterium hubeiense genome contains the following window.
CGCGACCAGCCACTACGTCGCCGACGACGGCACCGAGTACCACATCCCCGTGGAGTCCATCGCGCTGGAGGCCGCCCGCGACTACCTCCGCGAGCACTTCCCGAACCTCGACCTCGAAACCGACGTCGTCGTCGACGTCAAGCTCGGCGAGGGCTCCGGCGACCTCCAGGAGGTCTTCGTCGAGGACGGCCCCGACGTGCCGATGGCAAACGACACGAGCTTCGGCGTCGGCCACGCCCCCCTCACGGAGACCGAGCGCATCGTCTACGAGACCGAGCAGTCACTGAACGGCCCGTACGGCGACGCCCACCCCGCCATCGGCGAGGACGTCAAGGTGATGGGCAAGCGCGAGGGCGACCACATCGACCTCACGGTCGCCGCCGCGCTCGTGGACGCCCACGTCGAGGACCTCGAGGACTACAAGGCCGAAGTCGAGGCCGTCCGCGAGCACGTCCACGACCTCGCGACCGACCACACCGACCGCGATGTCGCCGTCCACGTCAACACCGCCGACGACTACGAATCCGGCTCCATCTACCTCACGACCACCGGCACGAGCGCCGAGCAGGGCGACGACGGCAGCGTCGGCCGCGGCAACCGCGCGAACGGCCTCATCACGCCGAACCGCTCGATGAGCATGGAAGCCACCTCCGGGAAGAACCCGGTCAACCACATCGGGAAGATATACAACCTCGTCTCCACGGAAATCGCCGAGAGCATCGTCGACGAGGTCGAGGGCATCCGCGACCTGCGCGTCCGCCTGCTCTCGCAAATCGGCCGCCCCATCGACCAGCCCCACGTCGCCGACGTCCACGTCGTCACCGAGGACGGCCTCGCGGTCGCCGACGTCGAACCCGACGTCGAGCAAATCGTGGACGCCGAGCTCGCGAACATCACCGACGTCACGCAGCGCGTCATCGACGGCGAACTCGACACCTTCTAGGGCACGTTTTGCGCTGCGGGCGCGTACGCTCACTCGCTGCTCACGGCTCGCTACGCTCGCCGTTCGCATATCCCGGGGGCTCGCACTTCGCGCCTCGCTGTGGTCGTTCGCGCAGTGAGTCGGACACCTCGGGCTCTTCGAGCCGTCCTCAGAACGCGAAGCTTCTGATGGGCTGTGCAAGAGATT
Protein-coding sequences here:
- a CDS encoding methionine adenosyltransferase — its product is MTERNIQVQSLDRGAVEDEDVEIVERKGLGHPDSICDGIAEHVCERLAREYIDRVGEVLHFNTDETQLVAGTAAPAFGGGEVVDPIYILVVGRATSHYVADDGTEYHIPVESIALEAARDYLREHFPNLDLETDVVVDVKLGEGSGDLQEVFVEDGPDVPMANDTSFGVGHAPLTETERIVYETEQSLNGPYGDAHPAIGEDVKVMGKREGDHIDLTVAAALVDAHVEDLEDYKAEVEAVREHVHDLATDHTDRDVAVHVNTADDYESGSIYLTTTGTSAEQGDDGSVGRGNRANGLITPNRSMSMEATSGKNPVNHIGKIYNLVSTEIAESIVDEVEGIRDLRVRLLSQIGRPIDQPHVADVHVVTEDGLAVADVEPDVEQIVDAELANITDVTQRVIDGELDTF